One Brachyspira suanatina DNA segment encodes these proteins:
- a CDS encoding acyl-CoA dehydrogenase family protein, protein MFKTTEKHEELRAKIRAWAEEVVTPIAHEHDQTGKFPTEAVKQLGKGGLDIMGLPFETKYGGAGFDNIAYAIAVEELSRVDGSMGVILSAHCSLGSYPIYAFGTEEQKKKYLVPLAEGKKLGAFGLTEPEAGSDAGGTETTAELKGDHYILNGEKIFITNSIEAESYVVFAVTTPGIGTKGISAFIVEKGWEGFEFGEKYDKLGIRASATAQLLFDNVKVPKENLLGKEGQGFKIAMQTLDGGRIGIAAQALGIAQGAYEAAVAYSKERIQFGRPIAQQQAIAFKLADMATKLRAARLLIYSAAAMKDRHEPYGTESAMAKLYASEIGLEVVNQALQIHGGNGYIKGAYIVERAYRDAKICTIYEGTSEIQKVVISAAILGKMPKAPVAAAGPMAKKGPITGERRNIIFKEGSAQDKVDALVAALKKDGIDFSVGIDINTPIVNAERVVSAGKGIGAKENMKLVEDLAKAAGAAIGCSRPVAEELKYLPIIRYVGMSGQKFNGNLYIACGISGANQHLKGIKNASIIVAINVKGSAKIFKNADYGIVGDVKEILPLLTKALDTGAKKPAEVPYKKMKKITPKKTIELPKIYVCSGCGYEYNPFIGDPESEIAPGTDFTALPDEWVCPECSEEKANFIKA, encoded by the coding sequence ATGTTTAAAACAACAGAAAAGCATGAAGAACTTCGTGCCAAAATTAGAGCATGGGCTGAAGAAGTTGTAACTCCAATAGCTCATGAGCACGATCAAACAGGTAAATTCCCAACAGAAGCTGTAAAACAATTAGGTAAAGGCGGATTAGATATTATGGGTTTGCCTTTTGAAACAAAATACGGCGGAGCAGGATTTGATAATATTGCTTATGCTATAGCTGTAGAAGAACTTTCAAGAGTAGACGGAAGTATGGGCGTAATTTTATCAGCTCATTGTTCTTTAGGTAGTTATCCTATCTATGCTTTCGGTACTGAAGAGCAAAAGAAAAAATATTTAGTTCCTCTTGCTGAAGGTAAAAAATTAGGTGCTTTCGGTTTAACTGAACCAGAAGCTGGATCTGATGCAGGCGGTACAGAAACTACTGCTGAATTAAAAGGCGATCACTATATATTAAATGGTGAGAAAATATTCATAACTAACTCTATAGAAGCTGAAAGCTATGTAGTATTTGCTGTTACTACTCCTGGTATCGGAACAAAAGGTATCAGTGCTTTCATCGTTGAAAAAGGCTGGGAAGGCTTTGAATTCGGTGAAAAATATGACAAATTAGGTATTCGTGCTTCTGCTACAGCTCAGTTACTTTTCGATAACGTTAAAGTTCCTAAAGAAAACTTGCTTGGTAAAGAAGGACAAGGATTCAAAATTGCTATGCAAACTCTTGACGGCGGACGTATTGGTATTGCTGCTCAAGCATTAGGTATCGCTCAAGGTGCTTATGAAGCTGCTGTAGCTTATTCTAAAGAAAGAATACAGTTCGGACGTCCTATTGCTCAGCAACAAGCTATCGCTTTCAAACTTGCTGATATGGCTACTAAATTACGTGCTGCTAGACTTCTTATCTACAGTGCTGCTGCTATGAAAGACAGACATGAACCTTATGGTACTGAATCTGCTATGGCTAAATTATATGCTTCTGAAATAGGTTTGGAAGTTGTTAACCAAGCTCTTCAAATCCATGGTGGTAACGGATATATTAAAGGTGCTTATATAGTAGAAAGAGCTTATCGTGATGCTAAGATCTGTACTATTTATGAAGGTACAAGCGAAATACAAAAAGTTGTTATTTCTGCTGCTATACTTGGTAAAATGCCTAAAGCTCCTGTTGCTGCTGCTGGTCCTATGGCTAAAAAAGGTCCTATCACTGGTGAAAGAAGAAATATCATCTTCAAAGAAGGTTCAGCTCAAGATAAAGTTGACGCTTTAGTAGCTGCTCTTAAGAAAGATGGAATCGACTTCTCTGTAGGTATTGATATTAATACTCCTATTGTTAATGCTGAAAGAGTTGTTTCTGCTGGTAAAGGTATCGGTGCTAAAGAAAATATGAAACTTGTTGAGGACTTAGCTAAAGCTGCTGGTGCTGCTATAGGTTGTTCTCGTCCTGTTGCTGAAGAATTGAAATACTTACCTATCATCAGATATGTTGGTATGTCAGGTCAAAAATTCAATGGTAACTTATACATAGCTTGCGGTATTTCAGGTGCTAACCAACACTTAAAAGGTATCAAAAACGCTTCTATCATCGTAGCTATCAACGTTAAAGGTTCTGCTAAAATCTTCAAAAATGCTGACTATGGTATCGTTGGAGATGTTAAAGAGATCCTTCCATTGTTAACTAAAGCTCTTGATACTGGTGCTAAGAAACCTGCAGAAGTACCATATAAGAAAATGAAAAAGATTACTCCTAAGAAAACAATCGAATTACCTAAAATCTATGTATGTAGCGGTTGTGGTTATGAGTATAATCCATTTATTGGTGATCCAGAATCTGAAATAGCTCCAGGTACAGACTTTACAGCTCTTCCAGATGAATGGGTATGTCCTGAATGTAGTGAAGAAAAAGCTAACTTCATTAAGGCTTAA
- a CDS encoding FprA family A-type flavoprotein, translating into MHCVRKVTEDLYWVGANEHRLALFENVHPLTKGVSYNSYVLLDEKTVLFDTVDWAVCRQFLDNLEYVLNGKKLDYMVINHMEPDHAASIDEVLIRHPETKVIATEKAFMFMDQFGFTIPEDKKEQVKEGDSKKFGKHEVAFVAAQMVHWPEAMVTFDTTNGVLFSADAFGSFIALDGRLFNDEVNFDRDWLDEARRYYTNIVGKYGPHVQNLLKKAGGIIDKIKMFCPLHGPIWRNNLGYILDKYNKWSTYEPEEKGVLIVYASMYGNTENMVGVLAAKLAEKGVTNIAMHDVSSTHVSYLIADTFKLSHVVLASVTYNLNIYPPMHSYLDDMRALNVQKRKFAIIENGSWAPKSGALMQEFIENNLKQCEILDAQVSVSSSMKAANVGEMDALVDAIVESINK; encoded by the coding sequence ATGCATTGCGTTAGAAAAGTTACTGAAGATTTATATTGGGTTGGAGCGAATGAACATCGCTTGGCTCTATTTGAAAATGTACACCCTTTAACTAAAGGTGTTTCTTATAACTCTTATGTTCTTTTAGATGAAAAAACAGTTCTTTTTGATACAGTTGACTGGGCTGTTTGCAGACAATTCTTAGATAACTTAGAATATGTTTTAAATGGTAAAAAACTTGACTATATGGTTATTAACCACATGGAACCAGACCACGCTGCTTCTATAGATGAAGTTTTAATCAGACACCCTGAAACTAAAGTTATAGCTACTGAAAAAGCTTTCATGTTCATGGATCAGTTTGGCTTCACTATTCCTGAAGACAAAAAAGAACAAGTAAAAGAAGGCGACAGCAAAAAATTCGGTAAACACGAAGTTGCTTTCGTAGCTGCTCAAATGGTACACTGGCCAGAAGCTATGGTTACTTTTGATACTACTAATGGTGTATTATTCTCTGCTGATGCTTTCGGTTCTTTCATCGCTTTAGACGGAAGATTATTCAATGACGAAGTTAACTTCGACAGAGATTGGTTAGATGAGGCTAGAAGATATTATACTAACATCGTTGGTAAATATGGCCCTCACGTACAAAACTTGCTCAAAAAAGCTGGCGGAATTATTGATAAAATTAAAATGTTCTGTCCTTTACATGGACCTATTTGGAGAAACAATCTAGGTTATATTCTTGATAAATACAACAAATGGAGTACTTATGAGCCTGAAGAAAAAGGTGTATTAATCGTATATGCTTCTATGTATGGTAATACTGAAAATATGGTTGGCGTTTTAGCTGCTAAATTAGCTGAAAAAGGTGTTACTAATATAGCTATGCATGACGTATCTAGCACTCACGTTTCTTACTTGATCGCTGATACTTTCAAATTAAGCCACGTTGTATTAGCTTCTGTTACTTACAACCTTAATATTTATCCTCCAATGCATAGTTATTTAGATGATATGAGAGCTCTTAACGTTCAAAAACGTAAGTTTGCTATCATAGAAAATGGTTCTTGGGCTCCTAAATCTGGTGCTTTAATGCAAGAATTCATTGAAAACAACTTGAAACAATGTGAAATCTTAGATGCTCAAGTTTCAGTTTCTTCTTCTATGAAAGCTGCTAACGTTGGTGAAATGGACGCTTTAGTAGACGCTATAGTTGAATCTATTAATAAATAA
- a CDS encoding spiro-SPASM protein, which translates to MSFLILADKTFSNEFSKEFDNIFNDKINILKEKLNCDVKYIENNDIEKIENYLNNIYKESENYDNIIYIPGNMPLFNEYETVKLTNIHEKNISYFSYGENYPAGIVPFIIRRTAFEKLFNIIKTKDIKVSENAINNIVFVDPNFFEIEILISEHDMRYYRLSLFADSKRNAILIKKLINYKDYNEMVKAIEENPSIRRTLPSFVEIDINNRQNVLNKYLLKNEIIKNELSKEEKNITLDEFKTIYDKLYDFCGDFHMSIGSYYEPLLNKDVFDILEYSTRNKNVNVYLETNALLLDSDNAKKLLSMQSERNNLHVIIHLDTVEEDVYNKIYDNGDIKTIMSNIDYYLLREPKNTYLQITKQKDNFDYLASYYKYFDKYKVDIIMQKYYNYRGIIDDNRIGDMAPLINIGCWHLARDLFIDSYGDVYICRFDINKENKIASIYEENIDNIWKTLENYFIENVCKKLDFCKNCDEWYLYNF; encoded by the coding sequence ATGAGTTTTTTAATATTAGCTGATAAAACTTTTTCCAATGAGTTTTCTAAAGAATTTGATAATATCTTCAATGATAAGATTAATATTTTAAAAGAAAAATTAAACTGTGATGTTAAATATATAGAAAATAATGATATTGAAAAAATAGAAAATTATTTGAACAATATATATAAAGAAAGTGAAAATTATGACAATATAATTTACATACCGGGAAATATGCCTTTATTTAATGAATATGAAACTGTTAAATTAACTAATATACATGAGAAAAATATATCATATTTTAGTTATGGTGAAAATTATCCTGCAGGTATAGTACCTTTTATAATAAGAAGAACTGCTTTTGAAAAATTATTTAATATAATAAAAACTAAAGATATTAAAGTATCTGAAAATGCTATAAATAATATTGTATTTGTTGATCCTAACTTTTTTGAAATAGAAATACTTATATCTGAACATGATATGAGATATTATAGACTTTCTCTCTTTGCTGATAGTAAAAGAAATGCTATTTTAATAAAAAAACTTATCAATTATAAAGATTATAATGAAATGGTTAAGGCAATAGAAGAAAATCCAAGTATCAGAAGGACATTGCCTTCATTTGTAGAAATAGATATTAATAACAGACAAAATGTATTAAATAAATATTTATTGAAGAATGAAATTATAAAAAATGAGCTTTCAAAAGAAGAAAAAAATATTACTTTAGATGAGTTTAAAACTATTTATGATAAACTTTATGATTTTTGCGGCGATTTCCATATGTCTATAGGAAGTTATTATGAACCGCTTTTAAATAAAGATGTTTTTGATATATTAGAATATTCTACAAGAAATAAAAATGTTAATGTATATTTAGAAACTAATGCCTTGCTTCTTGATAGTGATAATGCTAAAAAATTATTATCTATGCAGTCAGAAAGGAATAATCTTCATGTTATAATACATTTAGATACTGTAGAAGAAGATGTTTATAATAAGATATATGATAATGGCGATATAAAAACTATCATGTCTAATATAGACTATTATTTGCTTAGAGAGCCTAAAAATACTTATTTACAGATAACTAAGCAAAAGGATAATTTTGATTATTTAGCTTCATATTATAAATATTTCGATAAATACAAAGTGGATATCATAATGCAGAAATATTATAATTATAGAGGTATTATAGATGATAATAGAATAGGCGATATGGCTCCTTTAATTAATATAGGTTGCTGGCATTTAGCTAGAGATTTATTTATAGATAGCTACGGAGATGTTTATATTTGTAGATTCGATATAAACAAAGAAAATAAAATAGCTTCTATATATGAAGAGAATATAGATAATATATGGAAGACACTTGAAAATTATTTTATTGAGAATGTTTGCAAGAAATTAGATTTTTGCAAGAATTGTGATGAATGGTATTTATATAATTTTTGA
- a CDS encoding DJ-1 family glyoxalase III, protein MSKKVLVPLAEGAEEIEAVTIVDVLRRANIEVVTASLTNDLEVKGSHNIYLKADTTLEKILNYDFDAIALPGGMIGMNNLKADMRILEKLRNMHENKKLVSAICASPIVLGEAGVINGKYTCYPSCEVHVKGGEYVEKDLVVCNDNVITSKGPATTVFFALEIVKYLNGSNEELANALLIPLIK, encoded by the coding sequence ATGTCCAAAAAAGTTTTAGTACCTTTAGCTGAAGGAGCTGAAGAAATCGAAGCTGTAACTATTGTTGATGTTCTAAGAAGAGCAAATATAGAAGTTGTAACTGCTTCTTTAACTAATGATTTAGAAGTAAAAGGCTCCCATAATATTTATTTAAAAGCAGACACTACTTTAGAAAAAATATTAAATTATGATTTTGATGCTATAGCACTTCCAGGCGGAATGATAGGCATGAATAATTTAAAAGCAGATATGAGAATTTTAGAAAAACTTAGAAATATGCATGAAAATAAAAAGCTAGTATCTGCAATATGTGCTTCTCCTATAGTATTAGGTGAGGCTGGCGTTATAAATGGAAAATATACTTGCTACCCTAGCTGCGAAGTTCATGTAAAAGGCGGAGAATATGTAGAAAAAGATTTAGTAGTTTGCAATGATAATGTTATAACTTCTAAAGGTCCTGCTACTACAGTATTCTTTGCTTTAGAAATAGTAAAATATTTAAATGGATCTAATGAAGAATTAGCAAATGCTTTATTAATACCATTAATTAAATGA
- the prfA gene encoding peptide chain release factor 1, whose translation MSIIDKLSLVEKTYEDIVQKLNDANIKDNRVIQDLMKKKSEIEDIVEEYKKLKVVLKEIDESNEMINNPDTDKELKDMALLEIEELNQKKEDIINGLRLLLLPKDKNDGKNIIVEIRVGTGGDESALFVGDLFRMYTRFIERTNLKMEIIDTSPTELGGYKEVIFSVSGKDAYRTLKFESGTHRVQRIPATESGGRIHTSASTVAVMPEAMESDVVIKDEDIRVDIFRSSGPGGQSVNTTDSAVRITHLPTGLVVQCQDEKSQHKNKAKALKVLRARIYEKEEAERKAKEAKERREQIGSGDRSERIRTYNFPQNRVTDHRINVTLYKLDRFMDGEITEITDALFKKEQEDMLASYSD comes from the coding sequence ATGTCAATAATTGATAAACTGTCATTGGTAGAAAAAACTTATGAAGATATAGTGCAGAAACTTAATGATGCTAATATAAAAGATAATAGAGTTATACAGGATTTGATGAAAAAAAAATCAGAAATAGAAGATATTGTTGAAGAATATAAAAAATTAAAAGTGGTACTAAAAGAAATAGATGAATCTAATGAAATGATTAATAATCCTGATACTGATAAAGAGCTTAAAGATATGGCATTACTAGAGATAGAGGAACTTAATCAAAAAAAAGAAGATATAATAAATGGTCTTAGACTTCTTTTACTTCCTAAAGATAAGAATGACGGAAAAAATATTATAGTTGAGATCAGAGTAGGTACAGGAGGAGATGAATCTGCTTTATTTGTAGGCGATTTATTTAGAATGTACACTCGTTTTATAGAAAGAACTAATTTAAAAATGGAAATAATAGATACTAGTCCTACAGAGCTTGGAGGATATAAAGAGGTTATATTTTCGGTATCAGGAAAAGATGCTTACAGAACATTAAAATTTGAAAGCGGAACTCATCGCGTACAGAGAATACCTGCTACAGAGTCAGGAGGAAGAATACATACATCAGCTTCTACAGTTGCTGTTATGCCTGAAGCTATGGAAAGCGATGTTGTTATAAAAGATGAGGATATAAGAGTTGATATATTCCGTTCAAGCGGACCTGGTGGACAGTCTGTTAATACTACTGATAGTGCTGTTAGAATTACACATTTGCCTACAGGATTAGTTGTGCAGTGTCAGGATGAAAAGAGCCAGCATAAGAATAAAGCAAAGGCATTAAAAGTCCTTCGTGCTAGAATATATGAGAAAGAAGAAGCTGAGAGAAAGGCAAAAGAAGCTAAGGAAAGAAGAGAACAGATTGGTTCAGGTGATAGAAGTGAAAGAATAAGAACTTATAATTTCCCTCAAAACAGAGTTACAGACCATAGAATAAATGTTACTCTTTATAAATTAGATAGATTTATGGATGGTGAAATTACAGAGATAACTGATGCATTATTTAAAAAAGAGCAAGAGGATATGCTTGCTTCATATTCTGATTAA
- a CDS encoding sugar phosphate nucleotidyltransferase, which translates to MKVIIPAAGEGTRLRPHTITKPKPILPIAGSTIIDFIMTEISSIQDLEEVIFIVGYLKDQMIEYLSEKYKNIKLTFVEQKEYKGLAHAISLTKEHIKDDDKIFIILGDTIFKLNLSNIVSKNENSLGVCEVDNPSRFGVAILNEQGVITKLVEKPKEPISNLALTGMYNIVNTKELFEAIDYIIKNDIKTKNEYQLTDALEYMIKNSIIFKTFKLDGWYDCGEKSTMIETNKSIIKHNILSKGIKDTAIIPPVFIDKDVKIENSVIGPYVHIGKNSKIENSILKNSIIFEEVNISNAFMDNSIISEKVTYKVKTHSMDIGASITIEQN; encoded by the coding sequence TTGAAAGTTATTATACCAGCAGCCGGAGAAGGCACTAGATTAAGACCACATACTATAACAAAACCTAAACCAATACTTCCTATAGCAGGTTCTACCATTATAGATTTTATAATGACTGAAATATCTTCAATACAAGATCTAGAAGAAGTTATATTTATAGTAGGTTATTTAAAAGATCAGATGATTGAATACTTATCTGAAAAATATAAAAATATAAAACTTACATTTGTAGAACAAAAAGAGTATAAAGGTTTAGCTCATGCAATATCGCTTACAAAAGAGCATATAAAAGATGATGATAAAATATTTATCATTTTGGGAGATACAATATTTAAATTGAATCTTTCAAATATAGTAAGCAAAAATGAAAATTCGCTTGGGGTATGCGAAGTTGATAATCCAAGCAGATTTGGAGTAGCTATATTGAATGAACAAGGTGTTATAACAAAATTAGTTGAAAAACCAAAAGAACCTATAAGTAATTTGGCTCTTACAGGTATGTACAATATAGTTAATACCAAAGAGTTATTTGAAGCGATAGACTATATTATCAAAAATGATATAAAAACCAAAAATGAATACCAGCTTACAGATGCTTTAGAATATATGATAAAAAATTCAATCATATTTAAAACATTTAAATTAGACGGATGGTATGATTGCGGTGAAAAATCTACTATGATAGAAACAAATAAATCAATTATAAAACATAATATATTAAGCAAAGGTATAAAAGACACTGCTATAATACCTCCTGTATTTATAGATAAAGATGTAAAAATAGAAAATTCTGTAATAGGACCATATGTACATATAGGAAAAAATTCAAAAATAGAAAATTCTATATTAAAAAATAGTATTATATTTGAAGAAGTAAATATATCCAATGCCTTTATGGATAATTCTATAATATCTGAAAAAGTAACATACAAAGTAAAAACTCATTCAATGGATATAGGAGCTTCTATCACTATAGAACAGAACTAA